In a single window of the Heterodontus francisci isolate sHetFra1 chromosome 35, sHetFra1.hap1, whole genome shotgun sequence genome:
- the LOC137350432 gene encoding histone H2B 5-like has product KKGAKKTLNKPSAKGGKKRRKSRKESYSIYIYKVMKQVHPDTGISSKAMSIMNSFVNDIFERIAGEASRLAHYNKRSTISSREIQTVVRLLLPGELAKHAVSEGTKAVTKYTSSK; this is encoded by the coding sequence aagaagggcgccaagaaaaccttaaataaaccgtcagcaaagggcggcaagaagcggagaaagtcgaggaaggagagttactccatctacatctacaaagtgatgaagcaggttcaccccgacaccggcatctcctccaaggccatgagcatcatgaactcgtttgtgaacgatattttcgagcgcatcgcgggtgaggcttcccgcctggcccattacaacaagcgcagcaccatcagctcccgggagatccagaccgtcgtgcgcctgctgctgcccggggagctggccaaacacgccgtgtcggaagggacaaaggcggtgaccaagtacaccagctccaagtaa
- the LOC137350433 gene encoding histone H2AX-like, whose amino-acid sequence MSGRGKTGGKARAKAKSRSSRAGLQFPVGRVHRLLRKGNYAERVGAGAPVYLAAVLEYLTAEILELAGNAARDNKKSRIIPRHLQLAVRNDEELNKLLGGVTIAQGGVLPNIQAVLLPKKTSAQSSQKK is encoded by the coding sequence atgtctggaagaggaaagaccggcggcaaagctcgggccaaggccaagtctcgctcctcccgggctggactgcagttcccggtgggccgtgttcacaggctcctgagaaagggtaactatgctgagcgtgtgggtgccggagccccggtctatttggctgctgtgctcgagtatctgaccgctgaaatcctcgagctggccggtaacgcggcccgggacaacaagaagagccgcatcatccccagacacctgcagctggccgtccgcaacgacgaggagctcaacaagctgctgggaggggtgaccatcgctcagggcggggtgctgcctaatatccaggccgtgctgttgcccaagaaaaccagcgctcagagctcccagaaaaagtaa